The Methylopila sp. M107 genome contains the following window.
AGCGCGCCGTAGAGGAAATAGGTCCCGAGGAAGGACAGCGTCTCGAGGATCTTCGGAACCTCCGCGCCGCCGACCGGGTCGAAGGCGATCCGCGCGCCCCTGCCGTCGCTGATGCGCGCGATCTCGGCGACGAGGTCCTGCTCTCCGGTCGCGACGACATGGGCGGCGCCGGCCGCGAGCAGCGTGTCCCGCTTGGCGCTTCCGCGGGTCAGGGCGACCGAGACGCCGCCCAGCATGTTGACGATCTGGATCGCCGCGAGGCCGACGCTGGACGAGGCCGCGCGGATCAGCACCACGTCGCCGGGCTTGACCCTGGTGATGTCGACCAGCGCGCCATAGGCGGTGACGAACATCATCCAGGTCGCGGCGGCGTCCTCGAAGCTGAGGCTTTCCGGATGCTTCACGACACCGAAGGCGGGCGCGTTCACCAGCTCGCCGTGGAGGCCGTAATCGCCGAGCGTGAAGCAGGGCACGACGCTGACCTTGTCGCCGATGGAAAAGCCCTCGACGTCCGGGCCGAGGGCCTCGATCACGCCCGCCGCCTCGTAGCCGGTCAGCGCCGGGAAGCGCGGCTCGCTGACATAGGTCCCGGTGCGAAACATCACCTCGGCGCGGTTGAGGCCGAGCGCCTTCGTCCTGATCCGGACTTCGCCGGCCCTCGGGGCGGGGACGTCGACGTCCTCGATCTTCAGGACGTCGGGGCCGCCGATCTCGTGGAAGCGGACGGTGCGGGCCATGGCTTGTCTCCTCTTGTCGCGGGCGCGAAGGATTTCCTTGCGACCGAGGTAAGCCGACGGGGACCGCGCTTCTATACGCTGGATTTCGCTCGAGGCGTTGAGTTCGGCTCATCAATCCATCGGTTCTGCTCACGCACGAAATCGATCAGCGCCCTCAGCCCGAAGGAGAGGTGCGCGCGCCCCGGATAGTAGAGAAAGAAGCGGATCGGCGCGGGCCGCCAGTCCGGCAGCAGCTCGACGAGGCGGCCGGCTTCGGCGTGGGCGCGCGCCTGCGCCTCGAACATGTAGCCGACGCCGACGCCCGCGAGCGTCGCGTCCAGCACGAGGTCCATGTCGTCGAAGGTCAGCGCCGTCCGGGGCGGCTCGACCTCGATCGTCTCGTTCCCGCGTCGGAAGCGCCAGCGGAACGGCTTCCCGCTCGGGAACCGGTAGGCGACGCTGGCATGGTCGTCGAGGTCGGCCGGATGACGCGGGGCCGCGCGGGAAGCGAGATATCCGGGCGTCGCGAAAGCGGCGTAGCCGAGCCAGGGG
Protein-coding sequences here:
- a CDS encoding zinc-dependent alcohol dehydrogenase family protein, producing the protein MARTVRFHEIGGPDVLKIEDVDVPAPRAGEVRIRTKALGLNRAEVMFRTGTYVSEPRFPALTGYEAAGVIEALGPDVEGFSIGDKVSVVPCFTLGDYGLHGELVNAPAFGVVKHPESLSFEDAAATWMMFVTAYGALVDITRVKPGDVVLIRAASSSVGLAAIQIVNMLGGVSVALTRGSAKRDTLLAAGAAHVVATGEQDLVAEIARISDGRGARIAFDPVGGAEVPKILETLSFLGTYFLYGALETSDIPVPVMSLLGKDLAIRGYQLHEITQDLARLEKAKAFVVEGLASGALKPVIAKTFVFDQIAEAHRYMESNEQVGKIVLTVPD